In one Agrobacterium tumefaciens genomic region, the following are encoded:
- a CDS encoding DUF2000 family protein, translated as MFDTKIAIILRDDLAVWQKLNVTAFLMSGIVAQTGEIIGEPYRDGAGNVYNPLSVQPVVVMATDQEALRKIHQRSLERDVTTSLYIEEMFSTGHDVANRQVFLEFSPDNARVVGMALRADKKIVDKITKGAKLHD; from the coding sequence ATGTTTGATACCAAGATCGCCATCATCCTTCGCGATGACCTTGCCGTGTGGCAAAAACTGAACGTCACCGCATTCCTTATGTCCGGTATTGTCGCCCAGACCGGAGAAATCATCGGAGAACCATACCGCGACGGGGCGGGCAACGTCTATAATCCCCTGTCCGTCCAGCCCGTTGTCGTCATGGCCACGGATCAGGAGGCGCTGCGTAAAATCCATCAGCGATCCCTCGAACGCGATGTTACGACGTCGCTCTATATCGAAGAAATGTTCTCCACCGGGCACGATGTCGCCAACCGTCAGGTATTCTTGGAGTTTTCTCCTGACAACGCCAGAGTGGTCGGCATGGCGCTGAGGGCGGATAAGAAGATCGTCGACAAGATCACCAAAGGCGCGAAGTTACACGATTGA
- the lepA gene encoding elongation factor 4: MARDMSTNSTRTPLDHIRNFSIVAHIDHGKSTLADRLIQSTGGLAERDMSEQVLDSMDIERERGITIKAQTVRLHYKANNGETYVLNLIDTPGHVDFAYEVSRSLSACEGSLLVVDASQGVEAQTLANVYQAIDNDHELVTVLNKIDLPAAEPDRIKEQIEEVIGIDASDAVMISAKTGLGIPDVLEAIVHRLPPPKSEVGENGPLKALLVDSWYDTYLGVMVLVRVIDGVLSKGQQIRMMGSGAKYGIERVGVLTPKMVNVDSLGPGEIGFITASIKEVADTRVGDTITDDKRPTAQALPGFKPAQPVVFCGLFPVDAADFEDLRAAVGKLRLNDASFSFEMESSAALGFGFRCGFLGLLHLEIIQERLEREFNLDLVATAPSVVYEMTLTDGTEKELHNPADMPDVVKIKEIREPWIKATILTPDEYLGGILKLCQDRRGLQTELTYVGNRAMITYELPLNEVVFDFYDRLKSISKGYASFDYNIIDYREGDLVKMSILVNGDPVDALSMLVHRSAADRRGRGMCEKLKELIPPHMFQIPIQAAIGGKVIARETVRALRKDVTAKCYGGDATRKRKLLDKQKEGKKRMRQFGKVEIPQEAFIAALKMNDE, encoded by the coding sequence ATAGCGCGGGACATGAGCACAAATTCGACCCGCACGCCCCTGGACCATATCCGCAACTTCTCGATCGTTGCCCACATCGATCACGGCAAATCGACGCTGGCCGACCGGTTGATCCAGTCGACGGGCGGCCTTGCCGAACGCGACATGTCGGAACAGGTTCTCGATTCGATGGATATCGAACGCGAGCGCGGCATCACCATCAAGGCCCAGACCGTGCGCCTGCATTACAAGGCGAATAACGGCGAGACCTATGTGCTGAACCTCATCGACACCCCCGGCCACGTCGACTTTGCCTATGAAGTGTCCCGCTCGCTTTCGGCCTGTGAAGGTTCGCTGCTGGTGGTGGACGCATCGCAGGGCGTGGAAGCCCAGACGCTCGCCAACGTCTATCAGGCGATCGACAACGATCACGAGCTGGTCACGGTACTGAACAAGATCGACCTGCCGGCGGCCGAGCCCGACCGCATCAAGGAACAGATCGAAGAAGTGATCGGCATCGATGCTTCTGACGCCGTGATGATTTCCGCTAAGACCGGTCTTGGCATTCCCGATGTTCTGGAAGCCATCGTCCACCGTCTGCCGCCGCCGAAGAGCGAAGTCGGCGAAAACGGACCGCTGAAAGCCCTGCTGGTCGATAGCTGGTACGACACCTATCTCGGCGTCATGGTTCTCGTGCGCGTCATCGACGGTGTGCTGAGCAAGGGCCAGCAGATCCGCATGATGGGTTCCGGCGCGAAATACGGCATCGAGCGCGTTGGCGTGCTGACCCCGAAGATGGTCAATGTCGACAGCCTCGGCCCCGGCGAGATCGGTTTCATCACCGCCTCAATCAAGGAAGTCGCCGATACGCGTGTTGGCGACACCATCACCGACGACAAGCGCCCGACGGCGCAGGCCCTGCCCGGCTTCAAGCCGGCGCAGCCCGTGGTATTCTGCGGCCTCTTCCCGGTCGACGCGGCCGACTTCGAAGATTTGCGCGCGGCGGTGGGCAAGCTTCGCCTCAACGACGCCTCCTTCTCCTTTGAAATGGAATCCTCCGCCGCCCTCGGCTTCGGTTTCCGCTGCGGCTTCCTCGGCCTGCTGCATCTCGAGATCATTCAGGAACGCCTCGAGCGCGAGTTCAATCTCGATCTCGTCGCCACGGCGCCTTCGGTTGTCTATGAAATGACACTGACGGATGGCACGGAGAAGGAACTTCACAACCCGGCCGACATGCCTGACGTTGTGAAGATCAAGGAAATCCGCGAGCCGTGGATCAAGGCGACGATCCTGACGCCGGACGAATATCTCGGCGGCATCCTGAAACTCTGTCAGGACCGGCGCGGCCTGCAGACGGAGCTGACCTATGTCGGCAACCGCGCGATGATCACCTATGAATTGCCGCTCAACGAAGTGGTGTTCGATTTCTACGACCGGCTGAAATCCATCTCCAAGGGTTACGCCTCGTTCGACTACAACATCATCGACTATCGCGAAGGCGATCTCGTCAAGATGTCGATCCTCGTCAACGGCGATCCGGTGGATGCGCTGTCGATGCTGGTGCACCGCTCGGCGGCCGACCGGCGCGGACGCGGCATGTGCGAAAAGCTGAAGGAACTCATTCCGCCGCACATGTTCCAGATCCCGATCCAGGCAGCCATCGGCGGCAAGGTCATCGCCCGCGAAACCGTACGCGCGCTGCGCAAGGACGTGACGGCGAAATGCTATGGCGGCGATGCGACGCGCAAACGCAAGCTTCTGGACAAGCAGAAGGAAGGCAAGAAGCGCATGCGCCAGTTCGGCAAGGTGGAAATTCCGCAGGAAGCCTTCATCGCCGCCTTGAAGATGAACGACGAATAA